ATCCGCGAATTCATCCTTGGCACCGTGCTGGCGCCGTCGCTCGCTGCGTTCATCTGGTTCTCGATCTTCGGCGGCACCGCGCTGTACATGGAAATCTGGCAGCACGTGCCGCTGGCGCAGGCGGTCAAGGACGATATGTCCACCGCGCTGTTTACCATGTTTAACGCCATGCCGTTCGGCGCCATCATGTCGGTGGTGGCCACCGCGCTGGTGGTGATTTTCTTCGTCACGTCCGGCGACTCGGCGGTGCTGGTCCTGGGCATGATGAGCGCCGGGGGCGATCCGAATCCCACCGCCCGCAGCAAGGTGATGTGGGGCGTGCTGGTGGCGGGCATCGCCATCAGCCTGCTGCTCGCCGGCGGCCTGAAGGCGGTGCAAACGGCCACCATCCTGTTCGCGCTGCCGTTCTCGCTGGTGATCGTCATGATGGCGGTATCACTGTACCGCGCCATGCGCGAGGACTGGATCGCCGAAGACCGGCGCGAGAAGGAATTGCGGCGCAAGGTGCGGCAGATGGTGTCCAAATAATTATTTGGTACCTGCTTTGCGGTTGTAGTAATCAGCCAGCACGCCAAACGCCTGCTTGCGCACGCCGGTTTCCGACATCAGGCCCTTGCGGTTCCAGCCGTTCTGGAACACCGGGTGTTCGCGCCGTGGCGACTGGAAGTCTTTCAGGATCCACGGCGACAGCCCGCGCAGGGTTGGCAGCTTTTCGGCCAGCGCCAGCGTCTGGCGGTAGTACTCGGCCTGGTACTCTTCGGTGAATTTCTTCATACCGTCGTTGCGGTAGCCGGCCAGCGCATCGGCGCCGAATTCGGACAGGATCAGCGGCCGGTCGGTGGGCAGCTTCCATTTCAGGTTGGGCAGCGCATCGAGCGTGTCGCCGCCGTACCAGCCGGCGTAGGTGTTTACGGCCAGCACGTCGAGCTTGTCGGCCAGCGGGTCCTGGATTTCGGTCACTTCTTCGCCGTTGACCTTGTGGCGCTCCACCAGCAGCGCGGCGCTGACCAGGCGCGTTGGATCGAGTGCGCGCACGTTATCGGCCATGGCGCTATGGAAGGCGGTGCGCGCCGGCGACACTGGGGTCTCGTTACCCACGCTCCACATCACGACAGCGGCGCGGTTGCGGTCGCGATAAATCGTTTCGGCCTGCATCACCAGGGCCTTGTGCAGCACGGCCGGGTTTTCCCAATCGACGGTCCAGTACACGGGAATTTCGCTCCAGACCAGCAAGCCGATTTCGTCGGCCAGGCGCAGCGTGGTTTCCGAGTGCGGGTAGTGCGACAGGCGCACGTAGTTGCCATTCAAGCCGTGCTTGATTTCGCTGAGCAGCGCGCGCGACGCCTGTTCGGTCATGTTGCGCGCCGGGTTAGATCCGAACTCCTCTTCGTGCAGCGAGATACCGCGCAGGAAGATCGGTTTGCCGTTGAGCAGAATCTCGTTGCCCTTGACGGCGATGGTCCGGAAACCGATGCGGTCGCGGATGGCATCGGTCGCGGTGGAAAAGCGCACGTCGTACAGTTTCGGGCTGTCGGGCGACCAGCGTTGCAGCTTGCCCGGTGCGGCCAGCGCAAACACGGCGCGGCCGTTGGCATCGGT
This is a stretch of genomic DNA from Duganella zoogloeoides. It encodes these proteins:
- a CDS encoding glycoside hydrolase family 2 protein, which encodes MKKIFIALCLVLHFGPADAAATVTPPTTHADLRPAVLLTASQSRDSVDLSGQWTYSKDLYRTGLNDINGWVAKSRMQRYRDIDIAAQEAKGGVEFFEFDLDRSAQMNIPGAWNAATPTLRYYDGLVWFQRKFNARKEQGKRAFLRFEAVNYRAYVYLNGKEIGRHEGGFTPFVLEVTDALRAGDNRLTVGVDSTHDAQTIPTPITDWDLYGGITRPVRLITTPATFIDDATVSLGQDGRITGAVQLQGAQAAGQLVKVAIGDLATASATTDANGRAVFALAAPGKLQRWSPDSPKLYDVRFSTATDAIRDRIGFRTIAVKGNEILLNGKPIFLRGISLHEEEFGSNPARNMTEQASRALLSEIKHGLNGNYVRLSHYPHSETTLRLADEIGLLVWSEIPVYWTVDWENPAVLHKALVMQAETIYRDRNRAAVVMWSVGNETPVSPARTAFHSAMADNVRALDPTRLVSAALLVERHKVNGEEVTEIQDPLADKLDVLAVNTYAGWYGGDTLDALPNLKWKLPTDRPLILSEFGADALAGYRNDGMKKFTEEYQAEYYRQTLALAEKLPTLRGLSPWILKDFQSPRREHPVFQNGWNRKGLMSETGVRKQAFGVLADYYNRKAGTK